The following nucleotide sequence is from Channa argus isolate prfri chromosome 9, Channa argus male v1.0, whole genome shotgun sequence.
CTATCCTTCCTGCACCTATTGCATATATTGCTATTTGCATAGACTCACTGTGCTTCACTCCACACCACACTCCCCTCCACCGCTCTATAAGATGCATGACTTAACAGTTAATTTATTTGATCTTGTCCTCATCCATTTACCAGGAGAAGATCAAGCGTATTCAGCAAATTCGTATAGAGAAAGAACGGCGTGCACAGCAAATTCTCGAGGTTTGTTCTGAAAGTTATTGCAGAAACATTCTAAGAcacttcctttctgctgttGATAGGATTTTAAAAAGCCCTACCAAAGGCTATTCCTAAATTACGTGGTCCGTCTTTTGGTCACATCTAGCGAGTGCATGTGACTAATGCCTAATTGGGTTTTTGCAAAAGTGCCATTGAATATGAAAATCTCCTTAGGCTGTGATGGTGCTTAatgcaaaatacagtatttcattAGGGAAGAGGTGGCTCACTGTTTACCATGACTAGGTAAAATACCTGTTTTCCATGCCTTCATTAAAAGAAGCTGTGaagtatttttcaaattttcaaattttagtTGACACAGTTGGGAAGCTGCTCTTAACAGAATTTCATTGGGGCTATAATTACTGATTGAAATTTATCTTAATTTATTCTTACTGCCTGCTGGTGTTTTATAATAACCACAGCCATTTTGTCTCTTATTGTTAATGGGTGGGAATAATCATCCCACTGCTCAAGATTACAATGTGTTTGATTTGATATTAATAACGAACTCTGTGTGGAATGTAAACCGTCGGACAGAATAATCAAGCAGCACATACAAGACTGGCACATAATATAACAAgccatatttaaatgtatttttcaagtTGGAGataatttcacttttgtttttaataatcatGTGGTGTACATTCTATGTGCCTTTGGAAGGAGTCAGTCACTTTTGTTGCATGACCAAAAACACCTATTTGGTTTACACAggcgaaaagaaaaaaaaaagaagcagcagccaGTGCGAAAATATTGGAAGCTGAGAAACGGAACAAGGCAAGTAAAATGAAATTTGCAAAAGCATTTACAGCAAGAGGCCTGGACTTCTTGCAAGACTGTTGGTGAATACAACAAGAAAGCCAGCCATTTCTGTATGCCATATTattgtgtaaatgttaaaaaataggTTTTAGTTTCTAACTGAGCTAATCTTTATTTTATAGGAGAAAGAGATGCGAAGACTTCAAGCTGTTATACTGAAGCACCAGGTGGGTTGTTTCCCACAACAAAATCCACGGTTACTGTGTTGTAGTTGAATGTCCTAGAGATCGTATCGGACTAATCACCATTTGTTCACTGAAttctttcaaattatttttagactttgtctttttagtctattttattttaccatattgTAGTTTGGATATTTTCTTGCACTGAATGTCTTGTGTGATTTTCTATTTCTTAATACTATGCCAACTTTTTCTACCAGGAGGTGGAGAGGCATAGACTAGATATGGTATGGGTATGTTTGTTTCTGCGCATTTAACAAACAATTGTGAGCGTGATGTGATAGACTGTATGGATGCCATAATAGTCATAGTACATCCCTCTGCATGGCTTTTCCAGAAATCCACACTCCATACTACAAGTCTGTGATGCTTGTCTACCTAGAAATGCCCTCATGGCAGTGCACTCTGATAGCCTGAACAAACATCAATTGCCCATtgcattgtttctgttttggacTTTTCATATTAGGTGCAGAAATtccattaactgtttttttttttgttttgtttgtttttttaaccctcTGAAAAAGTCAATATACACAATTTATATTTGCCACCACTGAGTAAATAATTCTGATTTTGGAACTtacaatgttttgttatttacaatttacagtaaatctttATTGGGTCGTTTATTTGTGTCACTAAATCTACCTGAGCTGCAAGGAAAGTGATTACACAGTAGGTGGACTATAGagttaaatattacattttttttgtccttttggtttatcctgtgagttcagggtcaccacagtggatcagtagtccgcatgttgatttgatacagtttttcctgacgcaaccctcccctatttctaccgggcttgggacggATGTGGATAGGCATGGGCTGATGGGGCTTCActatcttgcccagggacacttcgacatgtggacGGGCAGAGCGGGGCACGAACcttccgaccctatggtcggtaggtggccactctaccaactgagccactgccgcccctatagtttaaatattcaaatacagTTGAATAGTATGTCTGGATAGCTTATCAGTTGACTGGAAATACATTGACTGTCCTCCATGCCACAACTTAATATCTGCTGCTTATAGTTATAAAATTCTTTACTGCTTGCCAACACTATCAGTATAATAATTACTGTCTCTAACTTTGAGCTTATGCTTTGTTTGCAATTCACAAcccttttagtgttttttgtaTCCTGGTGCCACATGTACATTTGATTTAACTGATTATAGATGTCTTTACAACTAAACTACAGGCTACATCTAAACAAAGCACAATCTGCAACACTTGCAATACACATTGATCTTTGCTGCTACTGTATATCTGCTAAGCATGCTGTGTCATTCATACTGTGTTTTGTATCTTTAAGCCTTTTTGCTCTTTATAAATTTATAGAAACTgtaaatagaatagaatagaaacaAAGTGTCTGTGCTTGGCTAGGAGAGGGAAAGACGCAGGCAGCACATGATGCTCATGAAGGCTGTGGAGGCCCGTAAGAAGGCAGAGGTGGGTAGCTGTTTTTACTTCTGCTTGTATTCTGCTTATTTCTTCCTTCTGTATCCTGCtactttttgtcctttcttttaTGTGGAAATCCTGTAACCTTTACAGTGCAGTACAGTCAGTTAATCtctcttttaaatttttatgacTCAACATTGTGCTAACTTTTTTTGACCAATATAGTTCTAAACACCATATTCTGCAGCAATGTCAATGACACTTTGTTTTGACTATAGGAAAAGGAGCGtttgaagaaagagaagaaagatgaGAAACGGTTAAACAAGGAAAGGAAACTGGAGCTCAAAAGACTGGAACTAGAAAAAGCAAAGGAGCTGAAGAAGCCAAATGAAGACATGTGTTTAGCAGATCATAAGGTATCCACACACTATGGAGCTGTTGGCAGATGATAATGGGAGTCCATGTATGTCACCACAGATAGTCTCCATCTGTGGAGTAGATGTATGTGGAAAGATTGGATTTTTCACCAGCACAAGGATTTTTAGATGTAGAAATCAATTAATGTAATCACTGTAGGAATATAGGcgcaaacaaaatgtaaatgtgttgtttcaCTATCAGATATGCGATCAGATaagccaaaacaaaataatattgtcACTGAAAGCATCTGGATTGAttcaaaagaaaactgttaGATTGTAATACTGCCACCAAGTGGCTGTTGATATCACAACCCCAACCAGGCATTGCTGATCTAACCTGTGTTCATACCATTTCTTTAACTGAACCAATGAAACAAATTAATCTGAAATAACTCATTTCAGATAGTGTAATCAAATCTGTAATCTTCCTAAAACCATAAAAAATCGtcaacatatttgttttggatGTTTGATCTACAGAGATTTGACATGATCATGAATgtcaattaaatttaaatttaaaaatgttgtgtttctctttagCCACTTCCATTATTGTCCCATATTCCTGGGCTGGTCTTACCAGGAAGCACCTTCTCTGAGTGCCTAATGGTGCTGCAGTTTCTGCACAGCTTTGGAAAGGTTCTGGGGTTGGACCGAAATTCAACCATGCTTAACCTCAGTGACCTTCAGGCTGGCCTGCTCAACATCGGGAACAGTATGGGGAAAGTGCAGGACCTTATTGTGAGCATGCtctcagcagctgtgtgtgatcCTGGAATAGCTGCAGGTTACAAGGTGAGCGTCTAGCATTGTAATTGTACAATTTGTGCGGTagtttattataaatgttttctctgctgtaaatgaaatgtgtacGTACAAATGCGTACAAAAACTCAAAATGTCTTCAGATGTGCTGTAACTACTGTACAAATATCACTTTAAATGACTTGGAGTACTAcagaaatagttttattttatttacaaatgtctTTGATTTGAACTACAAGATTTGGTAAAGAAATTGGTTTTGGAAACGCTGTGACTAAACTCCATCCTTTATACTTTCTTTCAGAACAAGACCAGCTTGGGGGACCACTTGACTAATGTGAAGATCAACCGGGACAATGTATCTGAGATCCTGCAGATCTACATGGAGGCTCATTGTGAGCAGACAGAGCTAGTGGCTCTGGCTCACAGCCTCAGAACTAAGCCTTTTCAGGCCCACAGTCCATCACAGAAGGCCTCCCTACTAGCATTCCTTGTTAATGAACTCTGCACCAGTAAAGCTGTAATCAGGTAAaggttcttcttctttctgaaacttgttttgtcattttattgtttcagtaCATTAAAACCTGTTCTTTGGgtatttgatacattttgtttgcttgtaCCTTGAAAAATTCAAGTATAAACAATTGACTCCTGTGTGTTTTAAGAAAAGAAGTTAATCCCTGTGCTCGAAAGTGGAATGTtgacttgttttatttatgaattttgATGAAATAGCAGAAGAATCAAAAGGAATATGACAAATCTTGATCTAATGTTACTCAAGGTTACATCAAACTGTATCatcaattttttattataaatggtAACACTTTGAAACACATTATAATCCTATTGTTGTGTGGTGCAAACATATCATCTTTTTTGGTTATCCTGTACAAATAGGACAAACAAACgaacaaattttaatattttctcattcgttTCAGTGAGATTGACAAAAATATAGATCACATGACCAGCCTGAGAAAGGATAAATGGGTTGTTGAGGGAAAGCTTCGCAAGTGAGTATATGTTTCATTTGCACAAATATCAGTGAATGAGATTGTGACGTTGAAACAACCTCAAAATTGTATCTATGTTACAAGCAACGTTTACtttctctacttttttttttttaaagactgagAAACATCCATGCTAAGAAGATATCAAAGAGAGACTGCAGTGGGGGAGGGGAGAATAGCCCCATCTTTGTTATCTCCACTTCTAGAAACAAGTGTAAGAGGAAAGAAGGCGAaagtgaggaagaagaggatgaggatgatgacaGTGAGGACCAAGGAGACGATGAGGAGGatgacgaggaggaggaggaggaagaggaagaagattcAGGGggaaagaaagtaaagaaagcAGAGATATGTGAAGAGGAGGTCAGTGGGAGAATGATGCTTTTACTGAGGCTGTGGCTAATACACAGTTGGTAGTGGTAAAATTCAGCCAGTCCACAAGTCTCACACTTAGATCTTTTCATTTAGGATGATAGTGTACACTCAGCCAGTGTGGATGAACTGGAGAAACAGATTGAGAAAACCTACAAGGTAAATTAAACCCTTTAAGATACTTGTTTATCAGGCTGAGCTTATCAGTCAGTTCAATCAGGATTcaaccagtttttttttgtgtctcttaaGCAACAGAGTCAAATCAGACAGAAGCTATTCGACTCATCTCATTCACTGCGCTCCATGATGCTTGGACAGGACCGCTACAAGAGACGTTACTGGGTGCTTCCACAGTGTGGCGGCATTTTTATTGAAGGCATGGAGAGTGATGAAGGTGCAAACCCAAACTGATTgctcagttttcatttatttgttcatcaTGTCCCAGATGTAGAGTTTTCATTAGTTTTCAGCACTTTGTCTAAACTGCCATTTCTTTTCATTCAGGTTATgaagagggggagaaagagaagaaacaaatgaaaacggCACAGGTGGTCAGGGTAAAAGAAGAGCAGCTAGAAGAGACAAGAAAGCCAGTGGTACCCATTCCAGGACAGAGCACAGTTGGTGATATAACAACACCAGAGAGACAGCAGGACAAAGACAGTCTCAatcttttctttcaaaaacctGACTCCATATCTAAGCTCAGCAAACTCCTTGAAGTAGCTAAAATGAATCAAGATTCAAACTGTCACAACAGCCTGAACAGTCATTCTGCCAAAGTCCTTACTACTGTGTCTTCTCCATCATATCTGTCCTCTCAAAGAGAAATACCTCACAGTCCCCCATCTGCAATGTCTCAGCAGGAACTCACTGATAAAGCAGATACTTTCGTGCCATTGCTGCCCAGTGCTTCTCAGCTCAAAAGCAGCCCCTGGACAACCTGCAGCCCTCAGTATATCCTTCATGAGGAGGATCTCTCCAAGATTCTGATGGAAAAGAGCAGCCAGTGGTTTAGCCTCTTGCCTCGCTTTCCTTGTGACGAGTCCTCGGTTACCTGTAACTTCAGTCCTAcagcctcttcctcctcttcacagACCATAAGCACCAAGTCCCGCTCCTCCTCTCCTAATTCTTTGGCTATAGCCAGCTGCAATCATCCTGCTGTGATCAGTAACCTGCAGCCGTCTGTCCTTGAGGTTGCTCAGTCCCAGTTATTTGAAATCATGCTGTGTTCATTTAGATTATTGCAATGTGTTGAACTTGTTATTCCATATTAGATTTTTACCATATTGCAAAGGCAACTATTGGCCATTGCCTTGTGCATTATGCATGTGTTAGTGGAATGAAAGTATTGTGAACTGATCAGAAATTAAAGTGTGTATTTTTTCCTCTCAGGAAGGAAAGTCTGGCATTCATCAAAGCAGACTCACACAGTGTGGTGTGTCCAGGACAGCGACAAGTCCCAGCCTGCCCTTCCCCAGCACTTTTATACACCCCATTATGAATTTGGCCTCCCGACATACAGAGGGTAATGGGAACAGAGTCGACTTTCTGGCAAATAACCCAGAGGACTCGAGTGACAAGCCCCTTTGTGCATCATTCCTTGCTGTGGAGGTGGCCAAGACCCAAGACTACAGTTGTCCTCAGCCCGTCCCCGAGGGTAAGAATGGCCCGCTGCCAACCCATGCAAGTGAAATATGCTGAACTAAAGATATTCACTGCCCAGACAGCACTGCCTCTGACTTGTACACATCACACACCCTCCCCCATAttgctaaataaatacaacagttATGTGACAATACTTTGTAATCTGTGCTCTGTGTGTTGGCAGACATGCTTCATGGTTGGTGGAAAGTCTCAGACACAGACGAACTGCACAGTCTGGTCAAGGCCCTCAATAGCCGTGGCATCAGAGAAAAGATCTTGCAGAAACAGATCCAAAAACACATGGAGAATATGACACACCTCTGTACCAACTCTAAAGATGGTGCATTCACATTTCCTCTGCTCTCTTTAAGTCAGGATTCAACTGAAATGAGTGCAATGATATACTGAAAAGAAACAATAGTGATCTGACCTTTTGAAATTTGGCACTTGGTCACCTTACAGTTAATAAAAAACACTTGTGTTTTCTGACTTCATAGTGCAGCCAAACAAGATTGGCTAAGCATtaataacaaattattaaaaagctaTATACTGAAAAACCAATCAGGACAAAATAATAAGTTGCTTTCATCTAACAGATGGTAGATTGCTGTAATGTTTGTATTAATCTGTGGTGGCAGGAGTTGAAATGGCAGAGAAGCAAGAAGTCATTCAGAAAATAGTGGAGAGTTGGTGCGTTGAGAAGCAGGCCATGGAAGTAGACATCAGCCTCCTGCAGCAGGTTGAGGATCTAGAGAGAAAAGTCATTTCTTCTAACCTGCAGGTCAAGGTACAGGCAAGGAGCACCTTGCTCTCTCATAGACTTGCActtacattttatgtaatttcaTGAGTGTTACTCTCTATGTTGGCATATGGGTGTTTCTTACTGTGTTGCCAAACAACATGCTGTGATGGCCACATTTCACTGCTGTATCCCTCAGGGTTGGATGCACCCTGAGCCCCACTCAGAGCGGCAGGACTTGGTCTATCATGAGCACAAGCTATTCTCTTCTCAAGCTTCAAATAACAAAGGTCATCCTGGCACAGTGGTGCGTCAGCCAAACAATCCGCTTGATTTAGCTGTCGCCAGACTGACAGAGCTGGAGAAGCACATTGAGCGAAGGTACCTGAAGAGAAACCAGAACTACAGCTAATAACACCCGTGACTTGTTTAGGAAACTGTGTTTCGGTCACTGTGTGCGAAAAGTAACATGATTGCACTTGCAACTACCTTGTTCATATGCTTCACAGTTAATTTTACATGTAACAGCTGCTTAAGACTCTTATGTTTTTCATTGGCTAATGTTACTTGTTGCTGGCTATTATGATTCAGTGAAATAAAGCTACTGACTTTGTATGTGATTACTGTACATCAATGCTGCCAATATCACTTTCTCTGACCCTAAAGAAGTGACGAGGAGGTGGCTGCTGGGTGGAGGATGTGGCATAAAGCCCTCAGTGAAGTCCGTAGCTCAGCTCAGCTGTCACTCTGCATTCAGAAGCTGCAGAAATCTATCGCCTGGGAACGGTCCTTCAGGAAATTGGTTAGTATCATACGTGTATTTAACGACCAATTTGTGGCTCCCCCCTGCATAGTCCCATCTTGATGAAACGATAATTTGTGGCTTCTGATTCcatattcataatttaaaaagtaatacaaaGTTTATTGTTGTAGGCAACCGTTGTAAAGTTGCATATGACACGAAGGGGCAATCGTCAAAACAttaatatcatttaaaaattctGGCAGCACCAAATTGCAGAAATCGCAACATTTGATAATGCACaatgtgtgtttaaagatgTAACAAGATGTACTTTGGTGTGTTACTAGTACTGCCAGCTCTGTCAAACGGGAGATAATGAAGAACTGCTATTACTGTGCGATAGCTGTGACAGAGGCTCCCATACATACTGCCTCAAACCCAAGATCACCACTGTGCCTGATGGTCACTGGTTTTGTCCCACTTGTTTGGCTAAGGTATTCCAACATGCCAAGAGTGTTTATTCACAAAGTAGACACTGTTTTCTTTAGTCTATTAATAAAACCTTGTACGATCTAAGGTGCATAGCACAAAATTGTATCATAGCTGTATCAGGTGTACACAGCCAGACTTCTTTGTGTTCGGTCATTCAGGAAAGTGGTCAGTCCCCTCGGAGTCGAAAGCAACAGAGTCAAACAGCTGGAGGAGGGAAGAAAGGCAGTGAGGTAAAACGAAATGGTAAGCCACCTGTGGTAGGAGAGCTCATCAAAGGGGAAGCTGCCAGCAGCAACGCTGTGCCAAAGAAAGGTACCAAGAAGAGGATAGGAGACGACAACCTGGCCAGCTCCCAGTATGacagctctgtctcctgtgcAAAAAAAGCCAAAGTAGCCAGAGACAGCACAAATGGGCTGGTGACTTGCCGGTAGGTAGGAGTACATTCTGACTGTGATGTATGGACCTACAGTAGAAGCATTCACTTCACCTTTTCTTTCGTTTGAAACAGTACGGTCACTATTCATTCTTAACTCATCTCTGTACAGCCATGAATCCAAACAACTGTTAATTTGTTATATACTGTGTCctgaaatctttatttttaaaacaaatgggAAGGTATGTGTAATGATACTTTAAACAGTACCAGAAACTGATATCATATTTTGCAGTGCAGAGATCTAAGATTTGTTCTCTGCTTGTTCCCTCCAGAATGCTACTGGCTGAGCTCGAGGCTCATCAAGATGCCTGGCCTTTCCTTACACCGGTCAACCACAAAGCTGTACCTGGATACAGGAAGGTTATCAAGAAGCCCATGGACTTCTCCACTATCAGAGAAAAGCTTACCAACAACCAGTATGTGTGTTCTTGCAGCCTAATGTTAATGTGTAAAACCTGTGCGTCTATAGATAATTTACatgtgtggaaaatgtaaaattaaaatcatttctCGTGATTTCAGGTACTTAAGTTTGGAGACTTTCATTGTGGACGTGAACC
It contains:
- the LOC137133427 gene encoding bromodomain adjacent to zinc finger domain protein 2B isoform X4 — protein: MESGQQLASPSSAPCSLNMMSSSASTYPTPTQTPSNKFNPAPSSTGSSPLTTCDNLLRVMRDEHQNKLGSSNSFPLVSHPTFGFYTSNSSHSGFGGLGNLGLSSLSAHSLFGTFPDWWQPSEASTRAAFFSPLLSLHPVFASTFKSHDPVPLQSLTSVSVGVNRTVNGRSASSSGENSAADTSLFPAKGNQGKTKARSSWSQDLSQKTVQKTKQKKPNKTPIETSSMSGSMSGSQAGSLSASSSDCEESSGDPDDIEEVDSDEDGNDQSNGSDESDSDKEDQVEGLTQNTSESKKKRPSTAVDSHCDRVPLTSSYSFQSSSSTGHLQSTGLSLLNRRTAEEKGQKHTSVIQATGPLDSNNSSALSHRKTFPLLSSTSPKPISFSNSLKHLPPPTSPKHSSHLSQKHSSASSFPKPLNLCSPKNPLTLCSSTKLSSLSSPKPLSLSSLPKPPTMLVSHKPTFLMPSSKHTQPLDSTNESSGHPSDEPVLHINSLNLKTIHSKDSFRQAFPLRPTSQNCNDTNLNHHRNREIHSDVQDAPLALISKPQSQSTNPNRKPLVAATSPPYIVPINLSTGIKELSGSLVSHFKSSSSSGLPHKSRKTKTVHVGKHLCNTFREHVDLVGVSESDIQSSKGSDESLGDDLDDEDDDDIEDEDSGSSLSESESNLESGSDDYIKQDGETEGDGNAKRTPLKLVKSFNTHKYPLNLSANSSLLNLQIIKPPSLPSGLLTPSTLSSSGAFSNHCTPSPSFTFATQSGSGKRRRVTDESVLQLPLKFGWRRETRVRTVASRLQGEVAYFAPCGKKLRQYPDVIKYLLRNGITEISRENFSFSTKIKVGDFYEAREGPEGLQWFLMAEEEIASSIIAMDGRHNRRPKAGHETPGDATGGRQWKDHPHIIAENNFQDVSDAKMLRKLEAQEIARQAAQIKLMRKREKQAMVQAAKEARKQQAIMAAEERRKKREQMKILKQQEKIKRIQQIRIEKERRAQQILEAKRKKKEAAASAKILEAEKRNKEKEMRRLQAVILKHQERERRRQHMMLMKAVEARKKAEEKERLKKEKKDEKRLNKERKLELKRLELEKAKELKKPNEDMCLADHKPLPLLSHIPGLVLPGSTFSECLMVLQFLHSFGKVLGLDRNSTMLNLSDLQAGLLNIGNSMGKVQDLIVSMLSAAVCDPGIAAGYKNKTSLGDHLTNVKINRDNVSEILQIYMEAHCEQTELVALAHSLRTKPFQAHSPSQKASLLAFLVNELCTSKAVISEIDKNIDHMTSLRKDKWVVEGKLRKLRNIHAKKISKRDCSGGGENSPIFVISTSRNKCKRKEGESEEEEDEDDDSEDQGDDEEDDEEEEEEEEEDSGGKKVKKAEICEEEDDSVHSASVDELEKQIEKTYKQQSQIRQKLFDSSHSLRSMMLGQDRYKRRYWVLPQCGGIFIEGMESDEGYEEGEKEKKQMKTAQVVRVKEEQLEETRKPVVPIPGQSTVGDITTPERQQDKDSLNLFFQKPDSISKLSKLLEVAKMNQDSNCHNSLNSHSAKVLTTVSSPSYLSSQREIPHSPPSAMSQQELTDKADTFVPLLPSASQLKSSPWTTCSPQYILHEEDLSKILMEKSSQWFSLLPRFPCDESSVTCNFSPTASSSSSQTISTKSRSSSPNSLAIASCNHPAVISNLQPSVLEEGKSGIHQSRLTQCGVSRTATSPSLPFPSTFIHPIMNLASRHTEGNGNRVDFLANNPEDSSDKPLCASFLAVEVAKTQDYSCPQPVPEDMLHGWWKVSDTDELHSLVKALNSRGIREKILQKQIQKHMENMTHLCTNSKDGVEMAEKQEVIQKIVESWCVEKQAMEVDISLLQQVEDLERKVISSNLQVKGWMHPEPHSERQDLVYHEHKLFSSQASNNKGHPGTVVRQPNNPLDLAVARLTELEKHIERRSDEEVAAGWRMWHKALSEVRSSAQLSLCIQKLQKSIAWERSFRKLYCQLCQTGDNEELLLLCDSCDRGSHTYCLKPKITTVPDGHWFCPTCLAKESGQSPRSRKQQSQTAGGGKKGSEVKRNGKPPVVGELIKGEAASSNAVPKKGTKKRIGDDNLASSQYDSSVSCAKKAKVARDSTNGLVTCRMLLAELEAHQDAWPFLTPVNHKAVPGYRKVIKKPMDFSTIREKLTNNQYLSLETFIVDVNLVFDNCERFNEDNSEIGRAGHSMRRFFDKRWTELLK
- the LOC137133427 gene encoding bromodomain adjacent to zinc finger domain protein 2B isoform X6 — translated: MESGQQLASPSSAPCSLNMMSSSASTYPTPTQTPSNKFNPAPSSTGSSPLTTCDNLLRVMRDEHQNKLGSSNSFPLVSHPTFGFYTSNSSHSGFGGLGNLGLSSLSAHSLFGTFPDWWQPSEASTRAAFFSPLLSLHPVFASTFKSHDPVPLQSLTSVSVGVNRTVNGRSASSSGENSAADTSLFPAKGNQGKTKARSSWSQDLSQKTVQKTKQKKPNKTPIETSSMSGSMSGSQAGSLSASSSDCEESSGDPDDIEEVDSDEDGNDQSNGSDESDSDKEDQVEGLTQNTSESKKKRPSTAVDSHCDRVPLTSSYSFQSSSSTGHLQSTGLSLLNRRTAEEKGQKHTSVIQATGPLDSNNSSALSHRKTFPLLSSTSPKPISFSNSLKHLPPPTSPKHSSHLSQKHSSASSFPKPLNLCSPKNPLTLCSSTKLSSLSSPKPLSLSSLPKPPTMLVSHKPTFLMPSSKHTQPLDSTNESSGHPSDEPVLHINSLNLKTIHSKDSFRQAFPLRPTSQNCNDTNLNHHRNREIHSDVQDAPLALISKPQSQSTNPNRKPLVAATSPPYIVPINLSTGIKELSGSLVSHFKSSSSSGLPHKSRKTKTVHVGKHLCNTFREHVDLVGVSESDIQSSKGSDESLGDDLDDEDDDDIEDEDSGSSLSESESNLESGSDDYIKQDGETEGDGNAKRTPLKLVKSFNTHKYPLNLSANSSLLNLQIIKPPSLPSGLLTPSTLSSSGAFSNHCTPSPSFTFATQSGSGKRRRVTDESVLQLPLKFGWRRETRVRTVASRLQGEVAYFAPCGKKLRQYPDVIKYLLRNGITEISRENFSFSTKIKVGDFYEAREGPEGLQWFLMAEEEIASSIIAMDGRHNRRPKAGHETPGDATGGRQWKDHPHIIAENNFQDVSDAKMLRKLEAQEIARQAAQIKLMRKREKQAMVQAAKEARKQQAIMAAEERRKKREQMKILKQQEKIKRIQQIRIEKERRAQQILEAKRKKKEAAASAKILEAEKRNKEKEMRRLQAVILKHQEKERLKKEKKDEKRLNKERKLELKRLELEKAKELKKPNEDMCLADHKPLPLLSHIPGLVLPGSTFSECLMVLQFLHSFGKVLGLDRNSTMLNLSDLQAGLLNIGNSMGKVQDLIVSMLSAAVCDPGIAAGYKNKTSLGDHLTNVKINRDNVSEILQIYMEAHCEQTELVALAHSLRTKPFQAHSPSQKASLLAFLVNELCTSKAVISEIDKNIDHMTSLRKDKWVVEGKLRKLRNIHAKKISKRDCSGGGENSPIFVISTSRNKCKRKEGESEEEEDEDDDSEDQGDDEEDDEEEEEEEEEDSGGKKVKKAEICEEEDDSVHSASVDELEKQIEKTYKQQSQIRQKLFDSSHSLRSMMLGQDRYKRRYWVLPQCGGIFIEGMESDEGYEEGEKEKKQMKTAQVVRVKEEQLEETRKPVVPIPGQSTVGDITTPERQQDKDSLNLFFQKPDSISKLSKLLEVAKMNQDSNCHNSLNSHSAKVLTTVSSPSYLSSQREIPHSPPSAMSQQELTDKADTFVPLLPSASQLKSSPWTTCSPQYILHEEDLSKILMEKSSQWFSLLPRFPCDESSVTCNFSPTASSSSSQTISTKSRSSSPNSLAIASCNHPAVISNLQPSVLEEGKSGIHQSRLTQCGVSRTATSPSLPFPSTFIHPIMNLASRHTEGNGNRVDFLANNPEDSSDKPLCASFLAVEVAKTQDYSCPQPVPEDMLHGWWKVSDTDELHSLVKALNSRGIREKILQKQIQKHMENMTHLCTNSKDGVEMAEKQEVIQKIVESWCVEKQAMEVDISLLQQVEDLERKVISSNLQVKGWMHPEPHSERQDLVYHEHKLFSSQASNNKGHPGTVVRQPNNPLDLAVARLTELEKHIERRSDEEVAAGWRMWHKALSEVRSSAQLSLCIQKLQKSIAWERSFRKLYCQLCQTGDNEELLLLCDSCDRGSHTYCLKPKITTVPDGHWFCPTCLAKESGQSPRSRKQQSQTAGGGKKGSEVKRNGKPPVVGELIKGEAASSNAVPKKGTKKRIGDDNLASSQYDSSVSCAKKAKVARDSTNGLVTCRMLLAELEAHQDAWPFLTPVNHKAVPGYRKVIKKPMDFSTIREKLTNNQYLSLETFIVDVNLVFDNCERFNEDNSEIGRAGHSMRRFFDKRWTELLK